CATCAGCGTACTATTCTCATGCCGAAGGGTATATGACTACAGCGAGCGCTCCGCACAGCCATGCGGAAGGAAGCAACACTGTAGCATCCAATCTATCCTGTCATGCAGAAGGCAGTGGAACGACCGCTTCGGGAAATTGTTCTCATGCTGAAAACACAGGCTGTATCGCAAGCGGAAGCAACTCACACGCAGAGGGGTATTATACTATAGCACGGGGAGAGCATTCGCACGCATCGGGAGCTCACACAATTGCGGGGATGGAGGTCTTTGCACTCGGAAAGTATAACAAAAAGGCTGAAGATGTGGCACTTGTTGTCGGTAACGGCTGGGGAAACGATAGCCATGAATATAGGAGCGACGCCCTGACGCTTGACTATAGCGGTAATCTGCATATATCCGGAAAGCTGACGGCTGACGGGGGTGTCGGCTATGTCATTCCTACAGCTACTGCCGATACTCTCGGTGGGGTGATGATTGGCGATAACATTAATGTATCGGACAGCGGTACAATATCGGTGAATCTGTCGGCATACCTGAAAAACACAGATATAGCGGACTGGGCAAAAGCTGAAAGCAAGCCTGTGTATACAGCGGAAGAAGTCGGGGCGGCAGAGAAGAATCATACACATAATATGTCGGATATTACGGATATGCCAGAATGGACGAAAACCGAGAATAAGCCTGCGTATACGGCAAGCGAGGTCGGAGCGGCAACAGCGGCAGATATTACTGCGGCAGTGAACGCTGTCGAGATTGGTGGCAGAAATCTGCTGTATGACAGCACGGGGAACATCAAAAACGGCTGGAGCGGTACTACGGTGATAAATGTCGGGGGAGGAATATCCGGTAACAGCCTTGCAATATCCAGAACAGGCTATTCCGGAAATGCAAGATATTTCGGCATAAGCAAGCGGCACTTTCTGACGGATTTTAACGTCGGCACAAGCTACACGCTTTCGGCGTGGATAAAGGTCAGAAGCGATGTCGGGCTTGACGCAAGCGGGTATGTAATGGCACGATTTCGCTCGGCAGATGATAAAAAGCTGTATGCCTTGTCGCTGACGGTGGGGGTCGATACTGTTAAAGACAAGTGGCTCTACTACGAAAAGACGTGGACGATAAATGACAGCGACATAGCGAAGCTCGAATGCGTGGCTCTTGCGCTTGATAAAAACGGCATGATTGAGGCTTGCAATATCAAGCTCGAAAAAGGCACCAAGGCTACGGACTGGTCGCCTGCGGCCGAAGAGGACACGGAGAGAATTGCAGCGCTTGAAGCAAGAGTGGCGGCGCTTGAGGCTATGGCGGTATCGGGAGGTGAGGTATAATGCTTGATTTTGGAAAGTGGATAGTCGAGGTCGCTGTGAACGGCGTTAAGAGCGGCAGCTTTGACAGGGCTTGGGCGGCTATGCAGCTTGGCAATCATTACAGCCGTGACAGGATAACGGCGGAGGATATTGCGAGGTTTGATGAGGAGATGAATGAGTTTGAGGCAAAGATGAACGAGGCGGATAATACGGAAATTTACGAGGAGGTTATATGAGCGAAAAACAGAAAAACAAGGATAAGGACAGTGCTCCGGTATATAAGAGCAGATACGGCGACGCACTGAAAAACAATCTTACAAAGGTTATGGCAAAGAAGAATTTCAGTTATGACGCAGATAAGGACAAGCTGTTCTCACAGTATAAGAACAGCTATGAAAAATCGGGCAGAACAGCTATGCGTGACACGATGGGGAATGCGGCATCGCTTACGGGCGGATACGGCAACAGCTATGCGGTCACGGCAGGTCAGCAGGCATATAACAGCTATATGTCAAAGCTCAGTGATAAGATTCCCGAACTTGAACAGAGGGCGTATGAACGTTATAAGGATGATGAGGAAAGTGCGTATAAGCGACTCAATACTCTTATAGGGCTTGAGAAGTCGGACTACGGAAGATACCGTGACAGCGTTGACGATTATAACACAAACAGAAATTTTGAATATAATAAAAGTAAGGACGCTCTGGCACAGCGTAATTTGCAGGCGCAGTTTGAACGGGATAATTACGAGAACGACAGGGATTATAACCGCAGGGTATATGAAAATGACAGGGATTATGCTCAGAAGGTGTATGACAACGACCGCAATTATCAGATAAAACTGAACAACTCGCTGAAAGACGCTGTGGAGAATGAGGAAACCGGCAGTACGAAATTTTCGCCGAGTGACGCTTATGATTTTATCAGCAAGTACGGGGATAAAATCTATACGGATGAGGAATATATCGAGGCACTTTATCAGCTTTACGGTGATAAGGAGGGCTTCTTTGACTGGGTGGAGCAGATGGAGATACCCGGTGACACAAAGGGCACAACGTATCTTGAGCTGTTGTATGATATACATCCGGAGATTAGGCCGTCAACGTTTAAGAAAATGGGTATGCCCGATGATGAACTTATAAGAAGAACCGCAACAGGCGGCGGAGCTACGCCTCCTCATTCCCAGAGCTTCTGGTGGTTAAATCAGGGGATGACCAAAAAGTAAAAAAGTGAAAGCAAAGGAGGGGGAAATATGAGCAGGATACAGATAATTATTGACAGCGTAGCAGGTGCTGTCGGGGCGGTGCTGGGATTTATGTACGGCGAGGTAAACGGCTTGTTCCGTGCGCTTATCGCTTTTATGATCCTGGACTATGTGAGCGGTGTGCTTGTGGCGATTGCGGAGAAGAAGCTGTCAAGTGCGGTAGGCTTCAAGGGGATAGCAAAAAAGCTGCTGATACTTGTGTTCCTGTCGGTAGGTCATATCGCAGACACCTATGTGCTTGGCGGTGCGCCTGTCGCTATGACGGCGGTAATGCTTTTCTATATTGCTAACGAGGGAATCAGCATTGTCGAAAACGCATCGGCACTGGGACTGCCGGTGCCACAGAAAATAAAGAATGTATTAAGGCAGATAAAAAGTAAAAGCGGGGAGGACGACAGTGAGAACAAAGGGCATTGATATAAGCAGGGCGCAGGAGCAGTTCGATTTTACGGCGGCTGTGTCGGCAGGCGTGAAGTTTGTAATTATCCGTGCCGGCATAAGCACGGATGAGGACACTTACTTCAGACGCAATATCGAGCAGTGCAGAAAGCTCGGTATAGATTTCGGCTGTTACTGGTATGTTACAGCGACAGACACAGCGGAGCTTGACAGGCAGATAAATGCGTGCGTCAAGGTGATAGGCGATGAAAAGCCGTCATATCCCGTGTTCTGCGACATGGAGGAACAGCGTCAGATCGACAACCTCACAAGCAAGGAAAGAACCGATATGGCGCTTGAGTTCTGCGACAGGCTGAATAAGGCAGGGCTTCCCTCCGGAGTGTATGCAAATCCTGCGTGGCTTGAAAGCTACTATCAGAAGGAACGTATTGTAGGAAAGCGTGATATATGGCTTGCGCACTGGACCGAAAGCCCGGATTATCCGAGTAGATATGACTACGGGCAGAAAATGTGGCAGTGGGGTATTGACAGTATCGCAGGCAAGGACGTTGACGGGGATATTTGCTTTGTGGATTATCCTACGATAACGGCTAAGTGGTACAAGGAAAACTGCGGTGATAAGCCCGAAAAGCCCGTGAATCTGTTTAAAAAGGGCGACAGCGTGAGGGTGAAGCGTGGTGCGAGATTTACGAACGGAGTAGAGCCGTATTCTTATGTATATGATACGGTCTATACCGTTCAGCAGGTGTCGGCAAGCGGTAAGGAAACGCTTATAGGCATCGGCTCGGTGCCTACCGGCTGGCTTTATACAGAGAATCTGTACAAGGCGGAAAGTGACGAGATAACGCAGAAATTCGCTGTAGGCGATAAGGTCAAGGTGAATTACGGTGCTAAGACGTATAACGGCGGTTCGCTTGCGTTGTTCGTGTACACGAATGTGTACGAGGTGATGCAGGCAGGCTCGGGCGACAGAGAGGACTATATCGTCATCGGTCAGGGCGGGCAGGTCACTGCGGCGGTAAGAGCGGAGGATCTCAAAAAAGCATAAAAATAACGCACAGGCTGTTCGCCTGTGCGTTTGTGCTTTTAAAAAGTGCTATTATGCTTATCTGTAGGTCGTGAATTCCTGTACCCAGTAATACTTATAAGCATCGTTATATGTGCCGAATGCTACGGCGAGATTTTCAAAATCGGGATTGAGAATATTTTCACGGTGACCCTTGGTGGAAGCCATCCAGCTGTCGACTACTCTCTGTGCGGTGGGCTGACCTGAGCCGAGATTTTCTCCGACGGAGCAGAACTTATACCAAAGCTCATCATCGCTGTAGCCGTATATGGTCTTGAAGTTTGAACCGTCCGGTCGCAGATGGCTGAACTGCTGTTCAATTTCACTGCAACGTGCCTTCGCCGCCTTGTATGCGTTTGCATCCCACTTATAAGGCTTAAGTCCGTAGGAAATACGGATTTCATTCACGATACGGAAAACCTCCGCCTCTTCTGCGGTGCAGTTTACGGGGCTGTCGGTTATGACCTGTGCGGGAGTTGCATTATCCTGCACGGTGGGTTTTGCTGTTGCAGGAACGGTAGTTGCGACAGGCTTGCTTTCGGAAAGATAGTCGCTGTGGATATATGTGCCGTCATCGAGCTTATAGTAGCCGGTGTCTGTCAGTGCGGCGATATTTACCGCATCTCCGTAATATTTATAGGAAACGACCTCAGCGCCTTGTAAGCCCTCTTTTCTTGCGGAACAGCTTGAAATGTTTATGTACATTGTGCCGCTGCACTTCTTTTCTGTCCATGCGGGCTTTGGTGCGGCGGTTGTTGCAGGAGTTGTTGCCTTGGTTGTTGCGGGAGCTGTAGCCTTGGTTGTGGCCGCTGTGGTCTGAGTGGTTTTTGCTGTTGTGGTTACCGATGTTGTTGCCGATGTTGCAACGGTGGTTTCCTGCGCCTCGTTATGCTTGTTGGCTTTGGTGGGAAGCTTTTGTTCCTCGACAGGCGTAGTAGTGGAATATGATGACGCTAAACCGTTGTTGTAGCTGATACCCTCGTCATCGGCTTTGACTCCGAACCATGAGTAACGGCTTGACAGAACGCAAAGAGCGACTACGGCAACAAAACCGCATGATGCACAGCCGATTTTAAGAAAATTGCCGTGTGACTTCTTTTTCCTGCTGTATGTCTGAATCCCGCTTTCACGGTCTTCTGTTTTATTTTCTTCGTTCGTGTTCATGGGTATCACCTGCCTTTTGCCTGAACTTAACGGTAAGCATAATTTCACATCTATATTTTAGCACAAATGCGTTGAGCGTGTCAACAGATACTGAAATTGCCAAAAAATATTTGTAAGGGTTGCACAAATTAATGTGTAGCGTTTATGTAAAATCACAATAAAAATTAGTCTGTTAAAAATGCACTGTTATAAAAGCAAAAGTAGATGTATTTTTGTATAAAAGGGCGAAATGGTTACAAAACGGTAACAAAACAGTTACAAATTGTTGCGGGTTTGTAATCTTTTATGTTATAATGGCGGTGACGGAAAAGATTGCTGTCTTTCATGACGGAAGGAAAAGCAACCTTAAAGGTGTGGAGCGGGCATTATGCCCGTTCCTGCTTTTAACGGAAAAAGCGTTGATTTATCACCTGTCGTTCACAACGGTGGGTTATTATATAAATATATTGATTGTTTGGGGCGTATGCCCGTTTGTTTTGGTTTATACGGAAAAGGATTGATAATGGGAAAACTGATGATACCCGATTATCGTGACGATATTGAGGAAACTATACTTCCTGACAGCGACAGTGAAAAGGAAGCGCAGGAGGCTGATGTAAAGCCTGCGGTTGCCGATACGTCGGAGAATCGGAATGAAGAAAACAACGAAGAAAAAGACAAAGGTAAAAACGGTATATCGGCTGTTGCCGACAGAATCTTTGATTTTCTGGTTATGGCAGGGCAGTATTTCTGCCATATCATAGCCGATGTATTTTCAAAGCCTGCTGTATATGTGGCTTATGCCGCCGTGTTTATATGGAAGCATACGGCGCTTTTCAGGGACGCAGTGAAGAGGACGTTCTGCGAAATAGGCAGCTTCTTCTTTGCGCCTTTGTTAAAGTCAAAGCGTGTGCTTCAGCGTACAAACAGGCAGATAAGGACCGCAAAGGAGCAGGGCGACAAAAAGAAGGCGGCAAAGCTGTACGGAAGTATAGCAAAGGACGCAGTATTCGGCAAGCAGGGTCTTGCGGTAACGCTGTTCAACTATGCCGCACCGATTATTGCAATAGTATTTCTTATGAGCGTTGTCGGATATGCGACGGGTACAGACTATGCGATAAAGCTGACGGTTGACGGAAAGTTTGTAGGATATATCGAAAGCGAGCAGGTATTCAATGACGCAGAGCGTATAATGCAGGAGCGTATCACATATATCGGCAACGAGAAGAAGATAAGCATGGAGCCGGGATATTCGCTCGAAATGCTCGGTGATCAGGAATATCTGACGAAATATCAGCTTGCAAACAAGCTGCTTGAGCTGAGCGATACTCCTATCGAGTATGCATACGGAATGTACATAGGCGGAAAGTTCTATGGCGCACTTGTTGACAATACAGCGGTTGAGGCTGAACTTGAGAAGATACTTGACGGCTACCGCACAAATGCAAAGGACGAGGACGTTGCCTTTGAGAAGGATATAGAGTATGTTCCCGGTCTTTATCTGTCGGACAGTATTGTGTCGAGCGATGAAATCATCAAGCTGATAAATTCCAAAAAGGAAGAAGCGTCCTATTACACTGTGGTTGACGGCGACAGCCATTCGGGAATATGCTCAAAGCTCGGAATAAGCATAGAAGAACTTGAGACGTTGAATCCCGGCATTATGGATGAGGACTATGTGCTGAGAGCCGGCGAAAAGCTGCTTAAAACGCAGGAGGTGCCTTTCCTGTCGGTAAGTATTTCAAGAACGGAAACATACAACGTTGAAGTTCCGTATGAAACGAAATATGAGGACGATGATACACGCTATGAGGGTGTTGAAACGGTTTACCAGGAGGGCGAGACCGGTACGAACAAAATCACCGCAAAGGTGTATTATGTAAACGGCGAAGAGGTCAAGCGTACCATAAAGAAAACCGAAAGAGTGAAAGAGCCTGTAACGGAGATAATCCTTCAGGGTACTCTGCCTCCGCAGTCATCGCATTATTCAGATGCTTCTGCCGATACGGGCAAGAAGTATATATGGCCTGTTGACGGCGGCACATTCTGGGAGTGGGGCTGGTGGGACGGCGGTTATGCCGGACACAGAGGCGTTGATATAGGCGCACCTTACGGTACGGATGTATATGCCGGAGCAAGCGGTACTGTAATATTCGCAGGCTGGGACAACGGCGGACTCGGTAATGCCGTGATGATACTTCATCCCGACGGATACACAACGGTATATGCCCACAACAGTGAGATATTCGTAAGTGCAGGTCAGGAGGTAAATCAGGGCGAGTGCATAGCCGCAGTAGGCGAAACCGGACTTGCGTACGGCTGTCACTGCCACTTTGAAGTAAGATACGGTTCGGAAAGGCTGAACCCGAGATATTATCTCAGCGGTCTGCCGGATCCCGGATATTATTAATATGAAATTTAACGGATAACAGGAAACAACCGCTGTGCTGAGGCATGGCGGTTGTTTGGCTATCGGAATGCACCTTGACAATTTATTGAAAGTGTGATAGAATACAAATAAAGAGGGAACGAAAGACGACCGCTCCCGTGTTGGCTAAGAAATAACCGTCGTAGTTGGAAGCTGTGGGCGGTTATTTCTTTTTATTTGAAGAACTGATAGTAAATATCATAACTGTGAACGCAGTAAGGAAAATACCTATCTGTGTTAAATCGCTCAAGGTTATGTACATCAGCTACACCCCCTTTCAGATGTTTTCGCATCTTGGGAGATGTATTGACCGCCTGTCGTCTAAGGAACCCTCTTCGCTATTATATATTTCATCTGAAATCAACCGCTGTGCTGAGGCATGGCGGTTGTGTTTTATTGCGAAACGGTCATAAATTTTCTTCTCATTTCATAGATTTACTGTAGAGTACCCGAAAGGAAAGGACGTGCAGTATGAACGAAATTATGACAAGGGAAGAATTTTTAAAGGAACGAAATGCGGTGTGCGAGTCTGACGCTGTGGCGGGCGGGGACGATGTTTGCAAGGGGCAGGATGCGGATACGGCGGTTATGACGGAGGAAAACGGGAAGCTGAGTGCCGACGGTATAACCGTATCGGAAGTAGTGGTTAAAGGCAGGCGCAACAGGCAGTATGCAGGGCTGATACTCTTTATAACGGCGGTTGCCGGGGCTGTTGTCGGGGCGGTGTTTTACGGGAAGGCAACGGTGACCGTGCCTGATGAGATGCTGGAGGGCTTTCTCGAAGGAAGGATACACGGCGGATTTTTCGGGAATGCCGCCGCTTCGTTCATATCGGCGCTTATATGGTGCATTGTGCCGTTTTTAGCAGGGCTTTGCGCTGTGGGACAGCCTGTGGGTGCGCTTATACCGGCATTCAAGGGTATAGGCGTGGGAATGACGTTTGCGGCGCTTGTGAATACATACGGGGCAAACGGGATACCGGCTTTTGCGGTGTTTGTTCTTCCGTCCGCATTTATAGGAACGGTAATCTGCTGCTATCAGTGCCGTCTGTCCGTGTTATGCTCAAACAGTGTGCTGGCTGTGCTTAAGGGCAGACGGGAAACCGCTCCGCACTATTATAAAATATATCTTGAGCGGTTTGCGGTATGCTGTATCGGGTGCTTTCTGCTGGGGATAGCGGACGCTGTTATAACTTTTTTGTTCCGCCCGATATTCGTTATATGAAACACTTGAAATTTTCGTTTCACGGGTGTATAATGTTAACAGTAAAAATTGCCTTTGGCATGAAAGAAGGATAACATTATGGAAAAAATGGAAGTATTACTGGAAACCTCCGCACGTCACATCCACGTTACGCAGGAGGCTCTCGAAACACTGTTCGGCAAGGGTCACGAGCTTACAAAGAAGAAGGACCTTTCTCAGCCCGGTCAGTTCGCTTGCGAGGAAAGAGTTACTATAACAGGCCCCAAGAGATCGCTTGCAAACGTATCTATTTTAGGCCCTGTTCGTCCTGCTACACAGGTTGAGCTTTCCGCTACGGACGCACGTTCTATCGGATGTCCTATATTCGTAAGAGAATCGGGCGATATTGCAGGCACACCCGGCTGTAAGATAACAGGTCCTGAGGGCGAGATCGAAATCAGCGAGGGCGTTATCGTTGCAAAGCGTCACATCCACCTTGTTCCCGAAACCGCTGAAAAGTGGGGCGTAAAGAACAAGGACGTTGTAAGCGTAAAGGTTGATTCTGACGGAAGAAAGGCAATTCTCGGTGATGTTGTTATCAGAGTAAGCGAGAATTTTGCAGACGCTATGCATATTGATACAGACGAATCAAACGCTGTAATGGCCGCTCCCGGCATGATGGTCGAAGTAATCAAGTAATACGGCGTTACATATGACGGTTTTATCTCCGTGGCTTTGGTCTGCGGAGATTTTTTTGTGAATTAATGATAGCGTAAAAAAGAAAAAATGTTTTCTATAGAAGGGTCTGCTGTAACGGAAGGAAACTTACACAATAGCTGAACTGATAAAAATCAGAACAAAGAATCAGTAAAGGAAGCAGCCTCTGCAAGCTGTGAGAAACGTAAAAAGTAAATATTACGGGAAAAGTCAGGTGTAACGCTTGGCTTTTTCTTTTGTTTGTGGTAAAATATAAGTGGTAAGTCTAAACTAACTTATATTGAGGTGACGCAATTGGAGATATTTCTGATACTGATGATACCGCCTATGGGAACAACGCTCGGCTCGCTTATGGTGTTCCTTATGCGCGACAAGGTGAGGGCTGGGACGGAGAAGCTGCTGCTTGGTTTTGCATCGGGAGTTATGATAGCGGCTTCGGTATGGTCGCTTCTGATACCGTCAATGGAACTGTCCGAACAGGGCTACGGGAAAATGAACTGGGTGCCTGCTGTGGTCGGCTTTGCGGCGGGGATTCTGTTCCTGCTTGGGATAGACAGCTTTGTGCCGCATCTGCATCTTGACAGCGATAAGCCTGAGGGCGTGCGCTCGGGGCTTTCAAAAACTACCATGATGCTGCTTGCGGTGACTATCCATAATGTGCCGGAGGGAATGGCTGTCGGTGCGGCTGTAGCCGGGTCAACCGGCACCGGCGGCGACAGCGTTACGCTTGCAAGTACATTTGCGCTGGCGCTGGGTATCGCAATACAGAACTTTCCCGAAGGAGCGGTGGTTTCAATGCCGCTTAAAAGCGAGGGAATGAAAAAGGGAAAAGCGTTTGTGATGGGAGTGCTGTCGGGCGTTGTCGAGCCGATTGGTGCGGCGGTGATGATACTGCTCGCTTCTTTCATCGCTCCGCTTTTGCCGTATATGCTGTCGTTTGCGGCAGGGGCTATGATGTATGTTGTGATAGAAGAACTTATACCCGAGGCACAGGGCAAAGAACATAGCAACATAGGAACGATAGGTGCGGCGGCAGGGTTTGTTGTTATGATGGTGCTTGATTGTACGTTGGGGTGAGAAGATGCCCGTCCGTTGAGGACGGGCATCGCAGATTGTAGAAAAAGTCTGTTTTTTCAAAAAAGTGCTTGTTCTCAATCCCTATCCCCAAACCCCTTCCCCGTGGGAAGGGGCTATTTTGCTGGGGCTACCGCCCCTAGTCCAAGCAAGGATGCTTGTAGTCAGCCACACAAAGCCACTGCACGATGCAGTGGCACAAATGGCTGACGACCTGTACGGGGGCTACGCCCCTGCGACCCCATTTTCAGAAAACACAAAGGTTTATCGACAGCCTGAATGCCCGTCCGTTGAGGACGGGCATCGGTTATAAACCTCTTATTTTCTTCCTATAATCTTCAGGTAAATTCCCGAAGTTATTTTATAGGCAAAAATGTAGAACAGGGCAAATACGGCAAAGCATATCACGTTTGCAATAAGAAGAAGTGTGCTGTCGGCAAAGCCGAACATTTTAACTGCTTTAAGTATTATCGGAAAGGCGAATGTAAGGTGTATGCCTGCAAAGATAAGAGGAGCGAAGAACACGGTCAGCACCTGTGAGTTTATGCTCTTCTTTATTTCCTTTTCCGTCATTCCGACGCTTCTCATCGTTGCAAAGCGTTCTCTGTCCTCATAGCCCTCCGAAACCTGCTTATAGTAGATTATAAGCACGGTGGCAAAGATAAAGACAAGTCCTAAGAATATTCCGAGAAAGAGAAGTCCGCCGTAGGTCGCTATCATCACATCAAGGTTTTCGGTTTTGCTTTCGGCAAAGGGGAAGATATTCTCCATATTCCGTGAGCTTTTTGCCAGAATGTCCGTGAGGCTGTCGCACAGGGCTTGCTTATCGGCATTGCTTCCGTCAATGTCAAAGCCGAAATAATGCTTTAACCACGATGCGTTTTCGCCGTAAGCCTGACGGTTCAGCAGGAATATATCATAAAGGGTGTTATTATCGGGGAGAATAACGAAAAATACGCTGTAAACCGTTTCACCATAGGAAATATTTTTCGGCATAGGAACTGTCCGTGACTTATATTTCTTGCCGTTTAATATTATTCCGCCGTCGGTGCTGTCGGAGCCTGCCGTCAGTATTTCGCCTTCGGAGAGCGTTTCGTTCCTGCCGCTTGTTTTGTTATAATCATCAAGCGTGATGAAGAAAAAGTCCTTTATTTCAGATCGGCTTACATCTGCGGAATCTGTCGCAGGGGCTAAGTGGACGGTATTATCTGAATAATAACCGCCGACTTCAAGATAATCATACGAAAGAGTGTTTACGGGGTTATAATCATTGCTTTTCGCCGTGTCAAGCGCTGTGCCACACAGGTCGGAAATATTGCGCATCGTCTTATCTTCAAAGCTGTTGTAAGTGAGCGTTACCGAGATGTCACGGCTGCGGATAAACGTGCTTGTCTGTATCCCCGAAAAAAGACTTATCGTGGACGAAAGCATTACAAGCACCATAGTTGACAGTATGCAGACAGAAGCCAGTCCTGCGCCGTTTCTTTTCATACGGTATGCCATTCCGGAAACGGATACAAAGTGATTTGCTTTGTAGTAATATCTTTTGTTTTTCATCAGCAGTCGGCAAAGTGCGACAGAGCCGCTGACAAACAGCATATAAGTGCCGATTATTACAAGAAGCACCGCAAGGAAGAAATTCCCGATAATTTCAATGCCTGCCTGTGTCGTGATGGCAATATAATAAGCGATTGCAAGCAGTATCAAGCCGAATAAGGCGAACACGAAATTTGCCCGTGGCGGTTTTTCGCCCTGCTTTTCGCTGTGAAGCAGATTGATTGCGCTTAGTCTGCCTATGCGGACAAAGGCGCTCAGCAGAAGAATTATCGTAATGGCTGTGAATACTGCGGCGGTGATAGCTATTGCGCCTGCATCGACAGACAGATTGCCGACAGGTTCAATGCCGAGAAGTCTGAACAGGCAAAGCTCCGCAAGGCGTGACAGGAGTATTCCTGCGGCAAGTCCGCAAAGAAGCGATATAATAAGCGTGAAAAGGCTTTCGCAAAGGAGTATGCGTGCTATGTTGCGTTTGTTCATTCCGAGAATATTGTATAAGCCGAACTCTTTGCCACGGTTTTTGATAAGTACAAAGTAGCTGTAGAAAAGAAAAATAAGGGAGAAAATGCCGATCACGATTATTCCGAGCCATAAGCACCGCTGTGCATAAAAGCCTCTGTTTGTGTTTGCGATGTTTTCGCTCCTTGCAAGGTATGCCGTAATGTACATCATCATCACCATTGCAACGAAGGTAAGGATATACGGCAGATAAAGCCGCTTGTTTTTCTTCATGCCGTTCACGGCGAGCTTCGGGTAGAACAGTGTTTTCATCTGCGGTCACCGCCTGCCACAAGCACCGTCAGCGTATCGTTTATCTTTGCATAGAATTCTTCCGTTGCGGAAACGCCCTTATATATCTGGTGGTAAACCTCGCCGTCCTTTATGAAAAGCACCCGTGAGGCACTGCTTGCCGCCTTTACCGAATGTGTTACCATAAGGATAGTCTGACCGTCACGGTTTATTTCACCGAACAGATTGAGAAGCTCCTCCGACGCTTTTGAATTGAGTGCGCCTGTAGGCTCGTCCGCAAGCAGAATATCGGGGTTTGTTATAAGCGCACGGGCGACAGCGGTACGTTGCTTCTGACCGCCTGATATTTCATAAGGGTATCTGTCGAGCAGGTCGCTTATACCGAGCTTTGCGGCAAGAGGGAGAAGCCTTGAGTTCATCTCATCGTAGCTTTTGCCCATAAGCACGAGCGGCAGAAAAATATTGTCACGCACGGAGAATGTATCGAGCAGGTTGAAGTCCTGAAACACAAATCCGAGATGCTCACGTCTGAAAAGCGCAGAGTCGCTGTCCTTTATCTTTGTTATGTCAACTCCCGAGAGCATTACAACACCTGCTGTCGCCTTGTCAA
This window of the [Eubacterium] siraeum genome carries:
- a CDS encoding CAP domain-containing protein, encoding MNTNEENKTEDRESGIQTYSRKKKSHGNFLKIGCASCGFVAVVALCVLSSRYSWFGVKADDEGISYNNGLASSYSTTTPVEEQKLPTKANKHNEAQETTVATSATTSVTTTAKTTQTTAATTKATAPATTKATTPATTAAPKPAWTEKKCSGTMYINISSCSARKEGLQGAEVVSYKYYGDAVNIAALTDTGYYKLDDGTYIHSDYLSESKPVATTVPATAKPTVQDNATPAQVITDSPVNCTAEEAEVFRIVNEIRISYGLKPYKWDANAYKAAKARCSEIEQQFSHLRPDGSNFKTIYGYSDDELWYKFCSVGENLGSGQPTAQRVVDSWMASTKGHRENILNPDFENLAVAFGTYNDAYKYYWVQEFTTYR
- a CDS encoding phosphate propanoyltransferase, yielding MEKMEVLLETSARHIHVTQEALETLFGKGHELTKKKDLSQPGQFACEERVTITGPKRSLANVSILGPVRPATQVELSATDARSIGCPIFVRESGDIAGTPGCKITGPEGEIEISEGVIVAKRHIHLVPETAEKWGVKNKDVVSVKVDSDGRKAILGDVVIRVSENFADAMHIDTDESNAVMAAPGMMVEVIK
- a CDS encoding peptidoglycan DD-metalloendopeptidase family protein, translating into MGKLMIPDYRDDIEETILPDSDSEKEAQEADVKPAVADTSENRNEENNEEKDKGKNGISAVADRIFDFLVMAGQYFCHIIADVFSKPAVYVAYAAVFIWKHTALFRDAVKRTFCEIGSFFFAPLLKSKRVLQRTNRQIRTAKEQGDKKKAAKLYGSIAKDAVFGKQGLAVTLFNYAAPIIAIVFLMSVVGYATGTDYAIKLTVDGKFVGYIESEQVFNDAERIMQERITYIGNEKKISMEPGYSLEMLGDQEYLTKYQLANKLLELSDTPIEYAYGMYIGGKFYGALVDNTAVEAELEKILDGYRTNAKDEDVAFEKDIEYVPGLYLSDSIVSSDEIIKLINSKKEEASYYTVVDGDSHSGICSKLGISIEELETLNPGIMDEDYVLRAGEKLLKTQEVPFLSVSISRTETYNVEVPYETKYEDDDTRYEGVETVYQEGETGTNKITAKVYYVNGEEVKRTIKKTERVKEPVTEIILQGTLPPQSSHYSDASADTGKKYIWPVDGGTFWEWGWWDGGYAGHRGVDIGAPYGTDVYAGASGTVIFAGWDNGGLGNAVMILHPDGYTTVYAHNSEIFVSAGQEVNQGECIAAVGETGLAYGCHCHFEVRYGSERLNPRYYLSGLPDPGYY
- a CDS encoding phage holin family protein, translated to MSRIQIIIDSVAGAVGAVLGFMYGEVNGLFRALIAFMILDYVSGVLVAIAEKKLSSAVGFKGIAKKLLILVFLSVGHIADTYVLGGAPVAMTAVMLFYIANEGISIVENASALGLPVPQKIKNVLRQIKSKSGEDDSENKGH
- a CDS encoding glycoside hydrolase family 25 protein, with the protein product MRTKGIDISRAQEQFDFTAAVSAGVKFVIIRAGISTDEDTYFRRNIEQCRKLGIDFGCYWYVTATDTAELDRQINACVKVIGDEKPSYPVFCDMEEQRQIDNLTSKERTDMALEFCDRLNKAGLPSGVYANPAWLESYYQKERIVGKRDIWLAHWTESPDYPSRYDYGQKMWQWGIDSIAGKDVDGDICFVDYPTITAKWYKENCGDKPEKPVNLFKKGDSVRVKRGARFTNGVEPYSYVYDTVYTVQQVSASGKETLIGIGSVPTGWLYTENLYKAESDEITQKFAVGDKVKVNYGAKTYNGGSLALFVYTNVYEVMQAGSGDREDYIVIGQGGQVTAAVRAEDLKKA
- a CDS encoding ZIP family metal transporter, yielding MEIFLILMIPPMGTTLGSLMVFLMRDKVRAGTEKLLLGFASGVMIAASVWSLLIPSMELSEQGYGKMNWVPAVVGFAAGILFLLGIDSFVPHLHLDSDKPEGVRSGLSKTTMMLLAVTIHNVPEGMAVGAAVAGSTGTGGDSVTLASTFALALGIAIQNFPEGAVVSMPLKSEGMKKGKAFVMGVLSGVVEPIGAAVMILLASFIAPLLPYMLSFAAGAMMYVVIEELIPEAQGKEHSNIGTIGAAAGFVVMMVLDCTLG